The window TGTCGAGCGTATATCCGAAACTGGCGGGCGGTGTTGTTTTGTGTCTCCATGGGCGAAGAAAGATATTATTTTAACTCTGGTTCCTAACAAACCATTAACGCTTACCCCAAAAATGTCTTTGTGATGAAACAAAAATCTTATTGACAAAAAGTTTAGTTACTATATAGAATATCACAAAATAGTTGCATAGGTGCTGCTATTAAGATAAGTTTAGAAGACAAAGAAGTCTTTCGGAAAACAAGTGTTGGCCGAAAGGCTTTTTTTTATTCAAGGAGGAATATGATGTCAATCATTGAGGAAGTAATTGAGAAAGTAAAAGTTAAGAATCCCGCGGAACCGGAATTTCAGCAAGCAGTGAAAGAAGTTATGGAATCTTTGGATACCCTGATTCCCAAACATCCTGAGTTCAATAAAATGAAGATATATGAAAGAATCGTGGAACCGGACCGCGCGATTTATTTCAGAGTACCCTGGGTGGATGATAAAGGCGAAGTCCAGGTAAACAGAGGGTTTCGCGTACAGTTCAATAACGCTATCGGCCCTTATAAAGGCGGGTTACGGTTTCATCCTTCAGTAAATCTAAGCATCATAAAATTTCTTGGGTTTGAACAAATATTTAAGAACTCATTAACCTCTCTCCCTATGGGCGGCGGAAAAGGAGGGTCGGATTTTGACCCTAAAGGCAAATCAGATAACGAAGTTATGCGGTTCTGTTATTCATTTATGACAGAATTATACCGGCATATCGGCCCTGATACTGATGTTCCTGCAGGGGATATCGGTGTTGGAGGTAGAGAGATCGGGTATATGTATGGATGCTACAAAAAAATTGTTAATGAACACACAGGGGTGTTAACAGGAAAGGCTATGGAATTCGGCGGGAGTTTAATACGCCCCGAAGCGACCGGATACGGATTAGTATATTTCGCAGCTGAGATGCTGGCAACACGGAAAACTGATTTCAAAAACAAAATTGTGGCGATAAGCGGATCCGGCAACGTTGCGCAGTACGCCGCTGAAAAAGTTAGTCAGTTGGGCGGGAAGGTTATCACTTTATGCGACTCGGAAAGCACTATTGTTGATGAAGAAGGTATTCACGGGCCTAAGTTAGCGCACGTGCTGGAAATAAAGAATGTTAAACGCGGAAGAATTAAGGAATATACTAATAAATATAAAGCCGTTTGTTTTGAAGGCAAGAGCGTATGGGATGTAATTAAAGAAAAAGGGTTGAAGATTGACATCGCGCTTCCTTGCGCAACCCAAAACGAGATTAGTAAAGAACACGCACAGGCGTTGATAAAGAACGGCTGTCTCTGCGTAGCGGAAGGCGCAAATATGCCATGTACTTTTGATGCGGTAAAATTGTTGCAGGATAACAATGTGTTATTCGCCCCTGCAAAAGCTGCAAATGCCGGTGGTGTGGCAACTTCAGGGTTGGAAATGAGCCAAAACAGTATGCGGTTGTCCTGGACAAAAGAAGAAGTTGATCAAAAACTGCTGGGTATTATGAAAAATATACATAGTTCCTGTTTAGACGCAGCAGCGTGTTATGGCAAAAAAGGTGATTATTTATCCGGTGCAAATATTGCCGGGTTCTTAAAAGTAGCGAAGGCTATGATTTCTTACGGAGTGATATAACTCAAGCCGTTCGAAATATTATAACAACACCTTCTGGCGGTTTATCCTGCTTGAAGGTGTTGTTTATTTTTTCTCTTACAAAAATGATACTTGATAATGTTTTTTATTGACAAAAACGCGAATTGTTGCTAATAATTAATGTGATAGATAAAAACTATGTACACAAAAAGTTTGAGTTCAGTAACAATGATAGTCGTAGTAGTGGTGGCTGTACCTGTACTCGCCCTTGCGCGAGTAGGAGGTACGCCGGAGTAAGCGTTGGAGGTACATAGTTTTAGAAGAACTGAATTAATAACGTAACCCTGGTGTAAGTTCCTGAAAAGGATTTTTATCCCAGGGGTTTTTATTTCACTTAATAAATTAATAAAGAGAAAGGATGTTCATAAAACAATGAAACTTAATGGAGCACAGATTATTATTAAAACACTGGAGAAGTACGGGATCACTGTAATCCCGGGTATCCCCGGCGGAGCGAACCTGCCGTTGTACGACGCGTTATACGAAAGCCGTGTGATCCGCCACGTTCTTGCACGGCATGAACAGTCCGCAGGTTTTATCGCACAGGGGATGGCGAGGTCAACAGGGATACCGGCAGTATGTTTTGCAACTTCCGGCCCGGGCGCAACAAATCTGGTTACTGCACTTGCTGATGCGAAACTTGATTCTATCCCGATTATCGCAATCACCGGGCAAGTGCCTACTACGTTATTGGGTACCGATGCGTTCCAGGAAATTGATACGTTTGGTATGACATTACCACTGACGAAACATAACTTTCTTGTGAAATCCGCTGGGGAGCTGATGGACATCTTACCTCTTGCGTTTGAGATTGCGCAAACCGGCCGTCCAGGCCCTGTATTAATTGACATGCCAAAGGATGTGCAGACAGAAGTTATTGATATCCCGTCACTACCTGAACGATGTGATAAAAAACCGGTGAACGGCATAAAATTGCGGGTTATCTCCGCGATTGCTGAGGCTATCAATAAATCAACCCGGCCTGTTATGTATATTGGCGGGGGAGTGATACACTCCGGCAGTTACAGGCTTATCTGTCAGCTGGCAAAGAAAAACTCAATCCCCGTTACATCAACGCTTATGGGGTTAGGTGCATACCCTGCGGATGACCGGCTATCACTCGGGATGATTGGTATGCACGGATGGAAAAGCACAAATACTATTATTAATACAGCGGATTTGGTTTTGGCGTTAGGTGTACGGTTTGATGACCGTGCAACTGGTAATCTATCAAGATTCGCGCCAACTGCCAGGGTTGTGCATATAGACGTTGACGCTGCGGAGATCGGGAAGCTTAAAACTCCGGATATTTGTTTAACTGCGGATTTAGGGAAAACTTTATCTGCGCTGATACCGTTAATAACCGAAAATCAGCGGGGTGAATGGTTATCAGAAATTAGGAACCAAAGAGACAGGGATACTGGATTATCAAAAACGTATGATAAACCGTTACACCCGGTAAATATTATTAAAACGATTAACCGTTTATCCCAGAAAGATACTATTGTTACAACCGATGTAGGGCAACATCAAATGTGGGCTGCGCAAACATGGAAATTTAATACCCCTCGAGCGTTACTAACCTCCGGCGGGCTTGGGACTATGGGGTTTGGCTTACCCGCGGCGATTGGCGCGGCACTGGCAAATCCGGAGAAACAAGTTGTGTGTATTACCGGTGACGGGTCAATTTTAATGAATATCCAGGAACTTGCAACGTTAGCTGAACTGAACCTTAACATAAAAATCTTTGTGTTGAACAACGGGCACTTAGGGTTAGTGCGACAGCAGCAGGAGTTGTTTTATGACAAACACTATATCGCGTCACGGTTTGATAACCGTGTAAACTTCGCAGCAATTGCCGATGGGTTTGGTATCTCCTCATGGACATTATCCGATACTTCAAGCACTGCCGAGCTTGATAATTCTATAAAATCTGTACTGAAACCGCGGTCACCGGCATTAATCAATATCAATATCCCGGAATACGAGAATGTGCTGCCAATGGTTCCTCCCGGCGCGGGGATCGACCAGCAAATAGGGTAATATTATGTGATATAATAGTAGATTAGAGTATGGATACAAAATTTTTTTCAGCTGCACAGTCGGTATGGCCCGCAGGACAGGAGAAGGAAATGAACCTCCTCCTTGGACTCTATGGGAAGTTCGACGTACCAACAGACGGTACTTACGGGAAATATGTCCTGCTTATCACAGGTGCAACGTTTTACCGTATCTACCTTAATGGCGTGTTCCTGCATCATGGCCCTGCGCGCGGGCCGCATGGATGGCACCGTGTGGATGAACTTGATATTACTACCCGCATTGTTCCTGGGATAAACCATCTCGCAATCGAGGTTTTATCAAACAATGTTAATACCTATTATTTTGCGAATAATCAGCCGTTTATCCAGGCTGAAGTTCAACACGATTTTGTCCCGGTGTTATCCACGGGGAAAGATTTTGTTGCATATATTCTTAATCATAAGATAAAGAAAGTTTTGAGGTACAGTTTCCAGCGCGCATTCACCGAAGCGTATACGTTAACGCCTGACTCTAACACTTGGCGAACTGGAATTCCCGGTGTTTACCCTTCCACCCCATGCGCTGTGCTTGAAGAAAAACAGTATTTACCGCGACGAGTACCGCTGCCTGTATTTGAAATTGTAAAACCTATAAAACTAATTGCGGATGGGATAACTGAACGCGTAGAAGCTCCGAATAATTTACTCCAATCAATTGCAGAAAAGTCTACCGGCAAACCAAACTTTTTGTGTTATACAATGAACGACCTTGAGCTTAACCAATCACTTGAATACCAGCGGTATGCAACAAAAAAAATTGTTTTTACTGACAAAATAATAAGTAAGGTTGAGTTAACAGAAAAAAGTTTTGGGATCACCGATTTCGGGCGGATATACTCAGGTTTCATTGGCGCGGAAATTATATGCAATACCGATACCGTCCTTATGCTTACTTTTTGTGAAACACTAAGAAATAATGATATTGATCTTATGCATCCCGGTACTCTTAATATATTATATTACTCGCTTAAACCAGGGCGGTACTCAATAGAATCGTTGGAACCGTACACTTTGAAATACCTAAAATTTCTTGCGATATCCGGTACATGCTCTGTTGAAAACATGTATATCCGTGAATATACTTATCCGTTACAACCATCACAAAATCGGATGTATAAGGGTACAGACCCGGAGGTTAATACCATTTTTTCCGCTGCAGTTGAAACGTTTAAACAAAACTGTCCTGACGTGTTTATGGACTGCCCGTCAAGAGAACGCGGAGCGTGGTTATGCGACAGTTTTTTTACTGCAAGAACTGCGTACTCGCTGACAGGGAAAACTGATATTGAACAAAACTTTTTGGAGAATTATGTTTTACCCTCAAGATTCCCGCCGTTACCTACGGGCATGTTTCCTATGTGCTACCCGGCAGATCATCCAAACGGGCGGTTCATCCCGAACTGGGCATTATGGCTTGTACTGCAACTCGAAGAATACCTTAAACGCAGCGGGGATACCGCATTAATTGCGCAGTTTGAACAAAAAGTATATGCGTTGTTTGACTATTTCAAGAAATTCCTTAATTCCGACGGGTTATTAGAAAAACTTGAAAGCTGGATATTTGTGGAATGGTCCCTCTCTAATAAGTTTGTGCAGGATATAAATTATCCGTCAAATATGCTATACGCCGCAGCATTGAAGTCCGCGGGTAATTTATATAACAACCACGAGTTTCTTGCTCAAGCTGAGGAAGTAAAGAATATCATCCGTGCACAATCGTTTGACGGTACATTTTTTGTGGATAATGCGCTACGCGGTGAGGATGGTAAGCTTAACATAACAACCAACCATACTGAAACGTGTCAATACTACGCGTTCTATTTTGGTATAGCTACACCGGATACACAACCGGCTTTATGGAAAACGCTACTAAACTCTTTTGGCCCGGAACGCGATGCTAAAACTGTATATCCCGAACTTCCGCCG is drawn from Elusimicrobiota bacterium and contains these coding sequences:
- the ilvB gene encoding biosynthetic-type acetolactate synthase large subunit; this translates as MKLNGAQIIIKTLEKYGITVIPGIPGGANLPLYDALYESRVIRHVLARHEQSAGFIAQGMARSTGIPAVCFATSGPGATNLVTALADAKLDSIPIIAITGQVPTTLLGTDAFQEIDTFGMTLPLTKHNFLVKSAGELMDILPLAFEIAQTGRPGPVLIDMPKDVQTEVIDIPSLPERCDKKPVNGIKLRVISAIAEAINKSTRPVMYIGGGVIHSGSYRLICQLAKKNSIPVTSTLMGLGAYPADDRLSLGMIGMHGWKSTNTIINTADLVLALGVRFDDRATGNLSRFAPTARVVHIDVDAAEIGKLKTPDICLTADLGKTLSALIPLITENQRGEWLSEIRNQRDRDTGLSKTYDKPLHPVNIIKTINRLSQKDTIVTTDVGQHQMWAAQTWKFNTPRALLTSGGLGTMGFGLPAAIGAALANPEKQVVCITGDGSILMNIQELATLAELNLNIKIFVLNNGHLGLVRQQQELFYDKHYIASRFDNRVNFAAIADGFGISSWTLSDTSSTAELDNSIKSVLKPRSPALININIPEYENVLPMVPPGAGIDQQIG
- the gdhA gene encoding NADP-specific glutamate dehydrogenase; this translates as MSIIEEVIEKVKVKNPAEPEFQQAVKEVMESLDTLIPKHPEFNKMKIYERIVEPDRAIYFRVPWVDDKGEVQVNRGFRVQFNNAIGPYKGGLRFHPSVNLSIIKFLGFEQIFKNSLTSLPMGGGKGGSDFDPKGKSDNEVMRFCYSFMTELYRHIGPDTDVPAGDIGVGGREIGYMYGCYKKIVNEHTGVLTGKAMEFGGSLIRPEATGYGLVYFAAEMLATRKTDFKNKIVAISGSGNVAQYAAEKVSQLGGKVITLCDSESTIVDEEGIHGPKLAHVLEIKNVKRGRIKEYTNKYKAVCFEGKSVWDVIKEKGLKIDIALPCATQNEISKEHAQALIKNGCLCVAEGANMPCTFDAVKLLQDNNVLFAPAKAANAGGVATSGLEMSQNSMRLSWTKEEVDQKLLGIMKNIHSSCLDAAACYGKKGDYLSGANIAGFLKVAKAMISYGVI